A genomic stretch from Desulfotignum balticum DSM 7044 includes:
- a CDS encoding glycosyltransferase yields MSESGQFQQQIQQTFQQRLDEHQSQFPEKECLRIDLHCHDCNSDVTDELLGRILRFPETWLKTDELVTCLNEHRCDLVTITNHNNARSCWELMETGRDVLSGAEFTCFFKRFNTRLHVLAYGFTPAQEEILNGLRNDLPAFLTYAADHDIPTILPHPLYVGAGAKGPDPVMYEHLALMFDRFEVLNGQRDVWQNLLTWEWLDSLTEERIDHWQKKHGIRSENFCRFVYDKRVTGGSDDHMGLFAGTCGTGLYVPDLEKKRKQTPLSLLALEAIQSGTMHPYGEVFIHEKLNVAFMDYLSQIALNMKEPGLLRMFLHKGSLRDKLVCLGFSNAMQELRRHRFTLFFFRSFHEALHGRRPGLISRFKVTPDFRPLIRAIDEIARARSRDRKRYMELLKTGSSRMFSCLNQIIAKRVASRAGHWEHLDRVRNKNLADLIQQLELPSHVRALFEEDPEPTLDHGSRINLSDFFDALTFPVLAWGVIAGASLLSTRVLMGQREFVNGFARSLGRHVHPRRVLWLTDTLCDDNGVSTSLSRKLSFIQERDLPIDFLVCHDRIQEAPHLKVVPPVGSFTVPGYPDHVFQVPDLLAVQALFIQGGYDRIICSTELLMGLAALFLKQSMAVPVYFFMHTDWLTFFRHTMELPPPVMDRIRRMLRAFYHQFDGIFVLNRDHRNWLTGPAIAYDGSRVYNTAHWVDERFRPLPGDRRAVFGEQISESDIVLVYAGRLSEEKGVFDLPEIMAALDRSGVTVRLVIAGTGPAENRLKALLPGALFLGWVDRFRMPALYSRTDLLVLPSRFDTFGNVILEAMSCGAAVAAYAEKGPLEIIQTRENGILAEDPAGLAEGIARFVRDETFRHTLKKNSLRRARSFSRETIFNAFLNNLGLGDTVHTDGTDSLSERVLKKETLKAAIGY; encoded by the coding sequence ATGTCAGAGTCCGGACAGTTTCAGCAGCAGATTCAACAGACATTCCAGCAGCGCCTGGACGAACATCAGTCACAGTTTCCGGAAAAAGAATGCCTTCGAATAGACCTGCACTGCCATGACTGTAACTCCGATGTCACAGACGAGCTTCTGGGCAGAATCCTGCGGTTTCCGGAAACCTGGCTGAAGACGGACGAGCTGGTTACCTGTCTGAATGAACACCGGTGCGATCTGGTCACCATTACCAACCACAACAATGCCCGGTCCTGCTGGGAGTTGATGGAAACCGGCAGGGATGTGCTTTCAGGGGCAGAATTCACCTGCTTTTTCAAGAGGTTCAATACCCGCCTGCATGTGCTGGCTTATGGGTTCACCCCGGCCCAGGAGGAGATCCTCAACGGGTTGAGAAATGATCTGCCGGCCTTTCTCACCTATGCGGCGGATCATGATATCCCCACAATACTGCCCCACCCCCTGTATGTGGGGGCCGGTGCCAAGGGTCCGGATCCGGTCATGTACGAGCACCTGGCTCTGATGTTCGACCGGTTCGAGGTGCTCAACGGCCAGCGGGATGTGTGGCAGAACCTGTTGACCTGGGAATGGCTGGACAGCCTGACCGAAGAGCGGATCGATCACTGGCAGAAAAAACACGGTATCCGGTCGGAAAATTTCTGCAGATTTGTCTATGACAAGCGGGTCACGGGAGGATCGGATGATCACATGGGTTTGTTTGCCGGTACCTGCGGCACGGGCCTGTATGTGCCGGATCTGGAGAAGAAACGAAAGCAAACGCCCCTGTCTCTGCTGGCACTGGAAGCAATCCAAAGCGGCACCATGCATCCCTATGGTGAGGTGTTTATCCATGAAAAGCTCAATGTCGCGTTCATGGATTACCTGTCCCAGATCGCTTTGAACATGAAAGAGCCCGGACTGCTCAGAATGTTTCTCCATAAAGGAAGCCTTCGGGACAAGCTGGTCTGTCTGGGGTTCAGCAATGCCATGCAGGAGCTTCGGCGGCACCGGTTCACCCTGTTTTTTTTCAGATCGTTTCACGAGGCCCTGCACGGCAGACGGCCCGGCCTGATCAGCCGGTTCAAGGTGACCCCGGATTTCCGGCCCCTGATCCGGGCCATCGATGAGATCGCCCGGGCCAGATCCCGGGACCGGAAGCGTTATATGGAACTGCTGAAAACCGGGTCTTCCCGGATGTTTTCCTGCCTGAACCAGATCATTGCAAAACGGGTCGCTTCCCGGGCCGGTCACTGGGAGCATCTGGACAGGGTTCGGAACAAAAACCTGGCGGACCTGATTCAACAGCTCGAACTCCCGTCCCATGTCAGGGCGTTGTTTGAAGAAGATCCGGAACCGACACTGGATCATGGCTCCCGGATCAATCTATCCGATTTTTTTGATGCCCTGACCTTTCCCGTGCTGGCCTGGGGGGTCATTGCCGGGGCCTCTTTGCTCTCCACCCGGGTGCTGATGGGCCAGCGGGAGTTTGTCAACGGCTTTGCCCGGTCCCTGGGACGTCATGTCCATCCCCGGCGTGTCCTCTGGCTCACCGATACCCTGTGTGACGACAACGGCGTGTCCACATCCCTGTCCAGAAAGCTGTCTTTTATCCAGGAACGGGATCTGCCCATCGATTTTCTGGTCTGCCATGACCGGATTCAGGAAGCTCCCCATTTAAAGGTGGTGCCGCCCGTGGGAAGTTTTACCGTTCCCGGTTACCCGGATCATGTGTTTCAGGTCCCGGATCTCCTGGCTGTCCAGGCCCTGTTCATCCAGGGGGGATATGACCGGATCATCTGCTCCACGGAACTGCTGATGGGGCTGGCGGCCCTGTTTCTCAAACAGTCCATGGCCGTGCCCGTCTATTTTTTCATGCACACGGACTGGCTGACATTTTTCCGGCATACCATGGAACTGCCGCCCCCGGTGATGGACCGGATCCGCCGGATGCTCAGAGCGTTTTACCACCAGTTTGACGGCATTTTTGTATTGAACCGGGATCACCGGAACTGGCTCACGGGGCCGGCCATTGCCTATGACGGCTCCCGGGTTTACAACACGGCCCACTGGGTGGATGAGAGGTTCCGCCCTCTGCCCGGGGACCGGCGGGCCGTGTTCGGGGAACAAATTTCAGAAAGCGATATCGTTTTGGTGTATGCCGGGCGGCTCAGCGAAGAAAAAGGGGTGTTTGATCTGCCCGAAATTATGGCAGCCCTGGATCGGTCCGGAGTGACGGTCCGGCTGGTGATCGCCGGCACGGGTCCGGCCGAAAACCGGTTGAAAGCCCTGCTGCCTGGAGCGCTGTTCCTGGGCTGGGTGGACCGGTTTCGTATGCCGGCCTTGTATTCCCGGACGGATCTGCTGGTGCTGCCTTCCCGGTTCGATACCTTCGGGAATGTCATCCTGGAGGCCATGAGTTGCGGGGCTGCGGTGGCGGCCTATGCGGAAAAAGGACCTCTTGAAATCATTCAGA
- the phnD gene encoding phosphonate ABC transporter substrate-binding protein, with translation MKKWITSMFVAMAVMMAFTNAPMAEETITEFRIGILGGENASDRLRSNECIRAKAEATLGVPTKIYAPADYNGVIEGLLGGNLDMAWLGASGYAKVYMTNPDAVEPVLTKINKDGSFGYYAIGFARVDSGIENLEDMKGKVFGFGDPNSTSGYLIPSIEIPQAGYSMKPGEYFKDVKFTGGHEQTIVAVFNGDIDGGVTWACGLGDWVDGYNSGALRKAADAGIVDMTQIREIWRSKLIPEGPIVLRKDLPESVKLKITGMLASMPSMDPECAYGFMAGEIKAIAPIDHSDYLSIIAARKAKSQ, from the coding sequence ATGAAAAAATGGATCACATCAATGTTCGTCGCCATGGCTGTCATGATGGCGTTCACCAACGCCCCCATGGCTGAAGAAACCATCACTGAATTCCGCATCGGTATCCTGGGGGGTGAAAACGCATCGGACCGGCTGCGGTCCAATGAGTGCATCCGGGCCAAGGCCGAAGCAACGCTGGGTGTACCCACCAAAATTTATGCACCGGCCGATTATAACGGGGTGATCGAAGGTCTTCTGGGAGGCAACCTGGACATGGCCTGGCTGGGAGCTTCCGGTTATGCCAAAGTGTACATGACAAACCCGGATGCCGTGGAACCCGTGCTCACCAAGATCAACAAGGACGGCTCATTTGGTTATTACGCCATCGGTTTCGCCCGGGTGGATTCCGGAATTGAAAACCTGGAAGACATGAAAGGCAAGGTGTTTGGTTTCGGTGATCCCAACTCCACTTCCGGATACCTGATTCCCTCCATCGAAATTCCCCAGGCCGGGTATTCCATGAAGCCGGGTGAGTATTTCAAGGATGTCAAGTTCACCGGCGGCCACGAACAGACCATTGTGGCGGTATTCAACGGGGATATTGACGGCGGTGTCACCTGGGCCTGCGGCCTGGGGGACTGGGTGGACGGCTATAACAGCGGCGCTTTGAGAAAAGCGGCGGATGCCGGTATTGTGGACATGACCCAGATCCGGGAGATCTGGCGGTCCAAACTGATCCCGGAAGGCCCCATCGTTCTGCGCAAAGACCTGCCGGAATCCGTGAAACTGAAGATCACCGGCATGCTGGCCAGCATGCCCTCCATGGACCCGGAATGTGCGTATGGATTCATGGCCGGCGAAATCAAGGCCATTGCTCCCATCGATCATTCCGACTACCTGAGCATCATCGCCGCCAGAAAAGCCAAATCCCAATAG
- the phnE gene encoding phosphonate ABC transporter, permease protein PhnE: MNGRSRRPLEKTAAAGFENFCRPHDEKGYAMTVSAINEEILAMEKRRQLYSAVCIVMMLAILVSGYKLANDMNSGSFFRGLTQFFDYPGEIVKEAWQAGFGFFALLIRFLPALVETLNIAGAASLIGGALAVVLAFLGSSNLDVKPAVIILLVRRIMDSMRAFPELIIALFLIFVLGSSPVPAMIAVAFHTAGALGKLFSEVNENMDQAPIEGLASCGASWLQRMRYGALSQVLPNYLSYFMLRFEINVRASAILGFVGAGGIGTELRRTIGWGKGSGDETAALFVLLILSIFIIDQTSSFLRRRLITGDQAA; encoded by the coding sequence TTGAACGGCCGTTCCCGGCGGCCGCTGGAAAAAACAGCGGCCGCCGGTTTTGAAAATTTCTGCCGTCCACATGATGAAAAAGGATACGCCATGACCGTTTCGGCCATCAACGAAGAAATTCTTGCCATGGAAAAACGCCGGCAGCTCTATTCCGCTGTGTGTATTGTCATGATGCTGGCCATCCTCGTCAGCGGATACAAACTGGCCAATGACATGAATTCCGGCAGTTTTTTCAGAGGATTGACCCAGTTTTTCGATTATCCGGGTGAAATTGTCAAAGAAGCCTGGCAGGCGGGATTCGGTTTTTTTGCTCTGTTGATCCGGTTTCTGCCGGCCCTGGTGGAAACGTTGAACATCGCAGGCGCCGCATCCCTGATCGGCGGTGCACTGGCCGTGGTACTGGCATTTCTGGGATCCAGCAACCTGGACGTCAAGCCCGCCGTCATCATTTTGTTGGTCCGGCGGATCATGGACAGCATGCGGGCGTTTCCTGAACTGATCATCGCCCTGTTTCTCATTTTCGTTCTGGGCTCCAGCCCGGTACCGGCCATGATCGCAGTGGCGTTTCACACGGCCGGGGCCCTGGGCAAGCTGTTTTCCGAGGTCAATGAGAACATGGATCAGGCCCCCATCGAGGGACTGGCCTCCTGCGGGGCCAGCTGGCTGCAGCGCATGCGGTATGGGGCACTGTCCCAGGTGCTGCCCAATTATCTGAGCTATTTCATGCTCCGGTTTGAAATCAATGTCCGGGCATCGGCCATTCTCGGGTTTGTCGGGGCCGGGGGCATCGGCACGGAACTGCGGCGCACCATTGGGTGGGGAAAAGGGTCCGGTGATGAAACCGCAGCGTTGTTTGTGCTTTTGATTCTCTCCATTTTCATCATTGACCAGACATCTTCTTTCCTTCGCCGACGCCTGATTACCGGCGACCAGGCGGCTTAA